Proteins found in one Cardiocondyla obscurior isolate alpha-2009 linkage group LG03, Cobs3.1, whole genome shotgun sequence genomic segment:
- the LOC139101403 gene encoding dipeptidase 1 isoform X1, translating to MLETRVKRVSRRCHLATVHSLISSPSGEFFATFAMGNIYKYCTGKMVYINVAVCLSVLLLVIGLSVGLSVNTFRGRDALDSAPLIDGHNDLPYNLYGKLNNHLSDFNFESDLSNDSVWGKKACDSCFTDLPRLLKGKVGGQFWVAYVSCSSQYKDSLQLTMRQIDVIRRFIQKYPNNLQLVTEAGDIETTWRSGKIASMIGVEGGHSLDSSLAVLRLYYDLGVRYVTLTHTCNTPWADASTVDDGYVYNLTEFGQAMVYEMNRIGMLVDLSHVSHNVMREVLAITKAPVIFSHSSAFSVCNHYRNVPDDVLHLVKKNNGVVMVNFYSEFVNCNASRNATMEDVIKHINHIRRLIGPDHIGIGGDYDGVSSMPVGLEDVSKYPDLFDRLYESREGEPRWTKEDLEKLAGRNLIRVFQATEAVRDSLSSELPYEETITGNELYIAQRREGFNPGSCQSAIEWDNINVSEIEQSNSFSHFTTRAAYQRLEVNGC from the exons atgttagAAACACGCGTTAAACGCGTTTCAAGGCGATGCCATCTCGCAACAGTGCACAGCTTGATCTCATCACCGTCGGGGGAATTCTTCGCTACGTTCGCCATGG gcaacatttataaatattgcacgGGAAAAATGGTGTACATTAACGTCGCCGTTTGCCTGTCAGTTCTTCTGCTTGTGATCGGATTATCCGTGGGACTAAGCGTGAACACCTTTAGAGGACGAGATGCTCTCGACTCGGCGCCTCTTATCGATgg CCACAACGATTTGCCATACAATCTCTATGGGAAATTAAACAACCACTTAtcggattttaattttgagagTGATCTAAGCAACGATAGTGTCTGGGGGAAAAAAGCCTGCGACTCGTGCTTCACCGATCTGCCTCGTCTACTGAAGGGAAAAGTGGGTGGACAG TTCTGGGTGGCGTACGTATCATGCTCGTCGCAATACAAGGATTCCCTCCAACTGACAATGCGTCAGATCGACGTAATTCGGCGATTTATTCAGAAATATCCGAACAACTTGCAACTGGTCACCGAAGCGGGGGACATCGAGACCACGTGGAGAAGCGGCAAAATAGCTTCCATGATAGGCGTCGAGGGTGGTCACTCTCTCGACTCGAGCCTGGCAGTTCTGAGACTCTACTACGACCTCGGGGTTCGTTATGTTACCCTGACTCACACCTGCAACACACCGTG GGCCGATGCGTCAACAGTGGATGATGGATATGTGTACAACTTGACGGAATTCGGACAG GCGATGGTTTACGAGATGAATCGAATTGGAATGCTGGTTGATCTGTCTCACGTCTCTCACAACGTCATGCGGGAAGTGCTCGCGATAACAAAGGCACCCGTCATATTCTCGCATTCGTCGGCTTTCAGCGTATGCAACCACTACAGAAACGTCCCCGACGATGTCCTGCACTTAGTC AAAAAGAACAACGGTGTCGTGATGGTGAACTTCTACAGCGAGTTTGTGAACTGCAACGCCTCGAGGAACGCGACGATGGAGGATGTCATAA AGCATATAAATCACATTCGAAGACTTATCGGACCGGATCACATCGGTATCGGTGGAGACTACGATGGCGTAAGCTC AATGCCGGTGGGATTGGAAGATGTCTCCAAGTACCCCGATCTGTTCGACCGTTTATATGAAAGCCGAGAGGGTGAACCAAGGTGGACCAAAGaggatttagaaaaattgGCCGGAAGAAATCTCATTCGAGTTTTCCAAGCCACAGAAGCG gTGCGTGACTCGTTGTCTTCCGAATTGCCTTATGAAGAGACTATAACAGGAAACGAATTATATATCGCACAAAGGAGAGAAGGATTCAATCCAGGCTCATGCCAAAGCGCAATTGA aTGGGACAACATAAATGTATCAGAAATTGAGCAGTCTAATAGCTTCAGCCATTTTACAACTAGAGCGGCATACCAAAGACTCGAGGTGAATGGTTGTTAA
- the LOC139101312 gene encoding uncharacterized protein: protein STIFLDNTAEGERTVREDRCGSATGCRNSIITSGRGFARRQQECRATREEPWLCIRKRNDVGEQRESDASRRRCRRTSGPTTATTTKTKTKQRSPEAQNSSSKCSLRDSGDGMRADKKLSNVLTLWRRKGPAKTTSYSELYRRRFNMPRYPRIQSPEGSTLSVCGDSRLEELSLDEGRSSLPGTSRDDTSELSFYRRFVEGHAAHVTCTKRSCEIFRRGTLSNTVSRKAQCERSVSESKLKKPTYRPYTIEEYRSLIVPIPDRSLDPDTAEVQTKREWLMRRRSYGDSVSARNREQILQRTRRFKSRRAVAQKCFLAPLKDWNAAASKQQRFEDHRRWITSSRLSQNHESSRMPGTNNVTQKNLSKRLVKCQDEEITANEVSPSRVSETLGKTTSSGLSLISYASHEDSYLEASQQRHMLEKELADRLMRQTLNS from the exons TCGACAATCTTTTTAGACAATACGGCGGAGGGCGAGCGCACCGTACGTGAGGACAGGTGCGGGAGCGCAACCGGGTGCAGGAATTCGATAATTACGAGCGGAAGAGGATTCGCCCGACGACAACAGGAATGCCGTGCGACTCGAGAAGAGCCGTGGCTTTGCATAAGAAAGAGGAACGACGTTGGGGAACAGCGAGAAAGCGACGCAAGTcgccgtcgttgtcgtcgtacGTCGGGaccgacgacggcgacgacgacgaaaacgaaGACGAAGCAACGTTCCCCGGAGGCGCAAAATTCTTCGTCAAAATGCAGTCTACGCGACAGCGGGGATGGTATGAGAGCCGACAAAAAACTCAGCAACGTTCTCACGCTGTGGAGACGGAAAGGACCAGCCAAGACTACCTCGTATTCGGAGCTTTACCGTCGCAGATTCA aTATGCCGAGGTACCCGCGTATCCAGTCCCCGGAGGGTTCCACCCTGTCGGTTTGCGGCGACAGTCGGCTCGAGGAGCTCAGCCTGGATGAGGGTCGCTCATCCCTTCCGGGCACCTCTAGGGACGACACCAGTGAGCTTAGCTTCTATCGTCGCTTTGTCGAAGGTCACGCCGCTCATGTGACGTGCACAAAACGATCCTGCGAGATATTTCGTCGAGGAACACTCTCGAATACCGTCTCCCGGAAAGCGCAGTGCGAACGTAGCGTATCGGAGAGTAAGTTGAAGAAACCGACGTATCGCCCGTATACTATCGAGGAATACAGAAGTTTAATAGTGCCGATACCTGATCGATCTTTGGACCCTGATACAGCTGAAGTACAGACGAAG AGAGAATGGCTGATGCGCCGGAGATCGTACGGGGACTCGGTTAGCGCTCGCAATCGCGAGCAGATACTGCAGCGAACGAGAAGATTCAAG TCGAGACGCGCCGTCGCTcaaaaatgtttcttggcCCCTTTGAAGGATTGGAACGCCGCCGCATCAAAG CAACAGCGATTCGAAGATCATCGCCGATGGATAACATCGTCTCGTTTATCGCAGAACCATGAAAGCTCGAGGATGCCCGGGACGAATAACGTGACGCAAAAGAATCTCTCAAAACGTCTCGTCAAATGCCAAGACGAGGAGATCACCGCGAACGAAGTGTCGCCGTCCCGAGTAAGTGAAACACTCGGGAAAACGACGAGTTCCGGCTTGTCTCTCATCTCATACGCCTCTCATGAAGATTCGTACTTAGAGGCATCACAGCAACGTCATATGCTGGAGAAAGAATTGGCGGATCGTCTGATGCGACAAACATTGAACTCTTAA
- the LOC139101403 gene encoding dipeptidase 1 isoform X2, whose product MVYINVAVCLSVLLLVIGLSVGLSVNTFRGRDALDSAPLIDGHNDLPYNLYGKLNNHLSDFNFESDLSNDSVWGKKACDSCFTDLPRLLKGKVGGQFWVAYVSCSSQYKDSLQLTMRQIDVIRRFIQKYPNNLQLVTEAGDIETTWRSGKIASMIGVEGGHSLDSSLAVLRLYYDLGVRYVTLTHTCNTPWADASTVDDGYVYNLTEFGQAMVYEMNRIGMLVDLSHVSHNVMREVLAITKAPVIFSHSSAFSVCNHYRNVPDDVLHLVKKNNGVVMVNFYSEFVNCNASRNATMEDVIKHINHIRRLIGPDHIGIGGDYDGVSSMPVGLEDVSKYPDLFDRLYESREGEPRWTKEDLEKLAGRNLIRVFQATEAVRDSLSSELPYEETITGNELYIAQRREGFNPGSCQSAIEWDNINVSEIEQSNSFSHFTTRAAYQRLEVNGC is encoded by the exons ATGGTGTACATTAACGTCGCCGTTTGCCTGTCAGTTCTTCTGCTTGTGATCGGATTATCCGTGGGACTAAGCGTGAACACCTTTAGAGGACGAGATGCTCTCGACTCGGCGCCTCTTATCGATgg CCACAACGATTTGCCATACAATCTCTATGGGAAATTAAACAACCACTTAtcggattttaattttgagagTGATCTAAGCAACGATAGTGTCTGGGGGAAAAAAGCCTGCGACTCGTGCTTCACCGATCTGCCTCGTCTACTGAAGGGAAAAGTGGGTGGACAG TTCTGGGTGGCGTACGTATCATGCTCGTCGCAATACAAGGATTCCCTCCAACTGACAATGCGTCAGATCGACGTAATTCGGCGATTTATTCAGAAATATCCGAACAACTTGCAACTGGTCACCGAAGCGGGGGACATCGAGACCACGTGGAGAAGCGGCAAAATAGCTTCCATGATAGGCGTCGAGGGTGGTCACTCTCTCGACTCGAGCCTGGCAGTTCTGAGACTCTACTACGACCTCGGGGTTCGTTATGTTACCCTGACTCACACCTGCAACACACCGTG GGCCGATGCGTCAACAGTGGATGATGGATATGTGTACAACTTGACGGAATTCGGACAG GCGATGGTTTACGAGATGAATCGAATTGGAATGCTGGTTGATCTGTCTCACGTCTCTCACAACGTCATGCGGGAAGTGCTCGCGATAACAAAGGCACCCGTCATATTCTCGCATTCGTCGGCTTTCAGCGTATGCAACCACTACAGAAACGTCCCCGACGATGTCCTGCACTTAGTC AAAAAGAACAACGGTGTCGTGATGGTGAACTTCTACAGCGAGTTTGTGAACTGCAACGCCTCGAGGAACGCGACGATGGAGGATGTCATAA AGCATATAAATCACATTCGAAGACTTATCGGACCGGATCACATCGGTATCGGTGGAGACTACGATGGCGTAAGCTC AATGCCGGTGGGATTGGAAGATGTCTCCAAGTACCCCGATCTGTTCGACCGTTTATATGAAAGCCGAGAGGGTGAACCAAGGTGGACCAAAGaggatttagaaaaattgGCCGGAAGAAATCTCATTCGAGTTTTCCAAGCCACAGAAGCG gTGCGTGACTCGTTGTCTTCCGAATTGCCTTATGAAGAGACTATAACAGGAAACGAATTATATATCGCACAAAGGAGAGAAGGATTCAATCCAGGCTCATGCCAAAGCGCAATTGA aTGGGACAACATAAATGTATCAGAAATTGAGCAGTCTAATAGCTTCAGCCATTTTACAACTAGAGCGGCATACCAAAGACTCGAGGTGAATGGTTGTTAA